The Fusarium falciforme chromosome 7, complete sequence genome window below encodes:
- a CDS encoding Guanylate kinase-like domain-containing protein: MGKLWDLLPDSFTIATHHTTNRLIDGQLSLDSHYYISSDEFRNMASSGEFATYGTYGDHFSGVSRQTIAAASATGRIVVMEVDMRGVEQLKAIPGFDARYVFITPPSLDVFEARLSMETAGIYEPLRRLMVEWGIARVPEEVEEAELGYSRVPGVYDLILPSENLDEAFQTLVNYIYSSDY; the protein is encoded by the coding sequence ATGGGCAAGCTCTGGGACCTCTTACCCGACTCTTTTACAATCGCTACACACCATACCACGAATAGACTGATCGATGGACAACTCAGCTTGGATAGTCACTACTACATATCCTCGGATGAATTCCGCAACATGGCCTCCAGCGGCGAATTCGCCACATATGGCACATACGGTGACCACTTCTCGGGGGTATCGAGGCAGACCATTGCGGCGGCGTCAGCAACGGGGCGCATAGTGGTCATGGAGGTTGATATGCGAGGCGTTGAGCAGCTAAAGGCCATCCCTGGGTTCGATGCTCGATACGTATTCATCACACCACCAAGTCTTGACGTCTTTGAGGCCCGTCTAAGCATGGAAACTGCAGGAATCTACGAGCCCCTGAGGCGACTCATGGTGGAGTGGGGTATTGCTCGTGTTCCCGAGGaagtggaagaagctgagcTAGGATATTCTCGCGTTCCGGGAGTGTATGACTTAATTCTCCCAAGTGAAAATCTGGATGAGGCTTTCCAAACACttgttaattatatttatagctctGACTACTGA